In one Zobellia galactanivorans genomic region, the following are encoded:
- a CDS encoding type I restriction-modification system subunit M: MAKADIDFEKELWDAANELRGAVSENNYKNYILPLVFLKHLSERFDIVKEELENTLNEPSSEYYTTNHEEKDYVLSDPDEYRSRNTFMIPKTASWQYLKDNAEQDDIKVKVDDAFDTIQDLLTAYNPQLNNLLPRIFVKSELSAKQTGGIINLLSHPKFSEKENPESDILGRIYEYYIGRFAMAEGSGAGQFFTPGSIVRLLVELLEPYKGRIFDPACGSGGMFVQSLKFIKEHGGNKSDISIYGQEMTAQTLRLCLMNLLLRNLSFDIKLGNSLLDDKFPDLKADFVIANPPFNVSNWHPEDLPENDTRLFGPREEFTTDGSANYMWMQTFWHHLNDRGTAGVVMANGAMTSNTKGEKNVRQYMVDKGMIDCIVRMPDKLFLTTGIPACLFILSRNRDGKDGEHRERMNEILFIDAAKMGKMASRKLRVFEDADIKKIADAYHAYRTVPEALEGRSLDPYQDELGFCKAATVEEVQKQDYKLTPGIYVGTEAEEDDGIPFEEKMETLKATLLAQFEKGEKLKKQIVENFDKF, translated from the coding sequence ATGGCCAAAGCAGATATTGATTTTGAAAAAGAACTATGGGATGCCGCCAACGAACTTCGTGGTGCGGTTTCCGAGAATAACTATAAGAATTATATTTTACCATTGGTCTTTTTAAAACACCTCAGTGAGCGATTTGATATTGTAAAAGAGGAACTTGAAAACACCTTGAACGAACCAAGTTCCGAGTATTACACTACCAATCATGAGGAAAAAGACTATGTATTGAGCGACCCGGACGAATATCGTTCGCGTAATACGTTTATGATACCGAAAACCGCTTCTTGGCAGTATTTAAAGGATAACGCGGAGCAAGACGATATCAAGGTAAAGGTAGATGACGCTTTTGATACCATCCAAGATTTACTTACCGCCTACAATCCGCAGCTGAACAACCTTCTACCAAGAATATTTGTAAAGAGCGAACTTTCGGCAAAACAAACCGGTGGTATCATCAACCTGCTCTCCCATCCTAAATTCTCGGAAAAGGAAAACCCCGAGAGCGACATTCTAGGCCGTATCTACGAGTATTATATTGGCCGTTTTGCCATGGCAGAAGGTTCTGGTGCGGGGCAATTCTTTACGCCAGGAAGCATTGTACGTCTTTTAGTGGAACTATTGGAACCTTATAAAGGAAGAATCTTTGACCCTGCCTGTGGTAGCGGCGGTATGTTCGTACAGTCATTGAAATTCATTAAGGAACACGGCGGCAATAAGAGCGACATCTCTATTTACGGTCAAGAAATGACGGCCCAAACCCTGCGTTTATGTTTAATGAACCTGTTGCTGCGCAATCTTTCTTTTGATATCAAATTGGGGAATTCTCTGTTAGATGATAAGTTCCCTGATTTAAAGGCCGATTTCGTAATCGCCAACCCTCCTTTTAATGTCAGCAATTGGCACCCTGAGGATCTGCCGGAAAACGACACCAGGCTTTTTGGCCCACGGGAAGAATTCACTACAGATGGCAGTGCCAATTATATGTGGATGCAAACTTTTTGGCACCATCTGAACGACAGGGGTACGGCTGGCGTTGTAATGGCCAATGGCGCCATGACCTCCAACACCAAAGGAGAAAAAAATGTACGGCAATATATGGTAGATAAGGGCATGATTGATTGTATCGTTCGTATGCCCGATAAGCTTTTTTTGACCACTGGCATACCTGCCTGCTTGTTTATTCTTAGCAGAAATCGTGACGGTAAAGATGGCGAGCACCGTGAGCGCATGAACGAAATATTGTTTATAGATGCAGCAAAGATGGGTAAAATGGCCAGCCGTAAACTACGGGTTTTTGAAGATGCCGATATTAAAAAAATTGCAGACGCCTATCATGCGTACCGAACGGTTCCCGAGGCTCTTGAAGGGCGCTCATTGGATCCCTACCAAGATGAGCTTGGCTTCTGTAAGGCAGCCACTGTAGAAGAAGTACAAAAGCAGGATTATAAACTTACTCCTGGCATTTATGTGGGTACGGAGGCCGAAGAAGATGATGGCATCCCTTTTGAAGAAAAGATGGAAACCTTAAAGGCTACTTTGTTGGCGCAGTTTGAAAAAGGAGAGAAATTGAAAAAACAAATAGTAGAGAATTTCGATAAATTTTAA
- the mce gene encoding methylmalonyl-CoA epimerase produces MEKIEHIGIAVNDLEAANERFGKLLGQDHYKVEEVPSEGVRTSFFKTGDSKIELLEATDPEGPIARFLSRKGEGVHHIAFAVDDIEKEMERLRGEGFVLINEKPKKGADNKLVAFLHPKSSNGVLIELCQEIRK; encoded by the coding sequence TTGGAAAAAATTGAGCACATCGGCATAGCCGTAAACGATTTGGAGGCGGCCAATGAACGCTTTGGGAAGCTTTTGGGCCAAGACCATTATAAGGTCGAAGAAGTGCCCAGCGAAGGTGTCCGCACCTCGTTTTTTAAGACGGGCGACAGTAAGATAGAACTGTTGGAAGCCACCGACCCAGAGGGTCCGATCGCCCGGTTTTTGAGCAGGAAGGGCGAGGGCGTTCACCATATAGCCTTTGCGGTAGACGATATTGAAAAAGAGATGGAAAGGTTAAGGGGAGAGGGCTTTGTCTTGATTAACGAAAAACCCAAGAAAGGGGCTGACAATAAGCTGGTTGCTTTTCTGCATCCGAAGAGCAGCAATGGGGTGTTGATCGAATTATGTCAAGAAATACGAAAGTAG
- the rbfA gene encoding 30S ribosome-binding factor RbfA has product METQRQKKIAGVIQEDIVDILQRAAIEGGLKGTLISVTKVSVTTDLSIAKVYISIFPNKEAKALMEGIKSNQPLIKHELAQRTKHQLRRVPELLFFLDDSLDYIENIEKSLKGEENPIENRDLLDKRKKL; this is encoded by the coding sequence ATGGAAACACAACGACAGAAAAAGATTGCGGGGGTCATACAAGAAGATATCGTAGATATTCTACAAAGGGCCGCCATTGAAGGAGGGTTAAAAGGTACGTTGATTTCGGTTACGAAAGTTTCGGTGACCACCGACCTCTCCATTGCAAAAGTATATATCAGTATTTTTCCGAACAAAGAGGCCAAGGCACTTATGGAGGGCATAAAATCAAATCAGCCCCTCATCAAGCACGAATTGGCACAGCGCACCAAGCACCAATTGCGCAGGGTGCCCGAGTTATTGTTCTTTTTAGACGATTCACTCGATTATATCGAGAACATTGAAAAATCGCTTAAGGGCGAAGAGAACCCTATTGAGAACAGAGACCTTTTGGACAAGAGAAAAAAACTATAA
- a CDS encoding ABC transporter permease, whose translation MNFPFYIAKRYVRSKSSQNAVNVINFITFLVTVIGSAALFIVLSGFAGLKSFSLSFSNTFDPDLKALPATGKFFSVSPEQEAELAQIEGLAFYSKELDEKVYLKHREKGHIAFIKGIDTNYTHVTGIDSTLLYGTWRINSQEAVAGIGITNILGLTINQYQNPLVVLALKPGKGSLTQKSLKTKALVLSGVYSVEENLDKKYVFADLPSVQQLLEKKANQVSGVNFKVQNVTQLGAVKSKIAAVFGNKVVLKDRQELNSTLHRMLNTENLATYLIFTLVLGIALFNVVGAIIMMILDKLQNLKTLYSLGTTLKELRRIYFMQGVLVTGLGGFIGVVFASLLIWSQLAFGWLKITPSLAYPVEYQWINVLIVFGTIFILGIIASKIASSRITKKMIAI comes from the coding sequence TTGAATTTTCCGTTTTACATCGCCAAGCGCTATGTGCGTTCCAAAAGCAGTCAAAATGCGGTGAACGTCATAAACTTCATTACCTTTTTGGTAACGGTTATAGGCTCGGCAGCCCTATTTATCGTGCTTTCGGGATTTGCGGGACTCAAATCGTTCAGCCTTTCGTTCAGCAATACCTTTGACCCCGACCTAAAAGCCTTGCCCGCAACGGGCAAATTCTTTAGCGTTTCCCCCGAACAGGAAGCAGAACTTGCCCAGATCGAAGGCCTTGCCTTCTATTCTAAGGAACTGGACGAAAAGGTATACCTCAAACATCGCGAAAAGGGCCATATTGCCTTTATCAAGGGCATTGACACCAATTACACCCATGTTACGGGTATTGACAGCACGCTTTTGTACGGTACTTGGCGGATCAATAGCCAAGAAGCCGTGGCCGGTATCGGCATCACCAACATTCTCGGGCTTACCATCAACCAGTACCAAAACCCCTTGGTGGTACTTGCCCTTAAGCCGGGCAAGGGCTCCCTCACCCAAAAATCGCTAAAAACAAAGGCCTTGGTGCTCAGTGGGGTATACTCCGTTGAGGAAAACTTAGATAAAAAATACGTTTTTGCCGATCTGCCTTCGGTACAGCAACTGTTGGAAAAGAAAGCCAACCAGGTATCGGGCGTCAACTTTAAAGTGCAAAATGTAACGCAATTGGGCGCGGTAAAAAGCAAAATTGCCGCGGTTTTCGGAAACAAAGTGGTCTTAAAAGACCGACAAGAGCTCAATAGCACCTTGCACCGCATGCTCAATACCGAAAACTTGGCCACCTATCTCATCTTTACCCTGGTCTTGGGCATTGCCCTGTTCAATGTCGTCGGCGCCATTATTATGATGATCTTAGATAAGCTGCAAAACCTAAAAACCCTATACAGCCTGGGCACGACCCTCAAGGAGTTGCGTCGCATCTATTTTATGCAGGGCGTGTTGGTTACGGGCTTGGGCGGATTTATAGGTGTGGTCTTCGCTTCACTGCTGATCTGGTCGCAACTGGCTTTTGGATGGCTGAAAATAACGCCTTCCCTTGCCTATCCCGTAGAATACCAATGGATCAATGTTCTGATCGTGTTCGGTACCATATTCATTTTGGGGATCATCGCCTCTAAAATTGCGAGTAGCCGGATTACCAAAAAAATGATCGCGATTTAA
- the dusB gene encoding tRNA dihydrouridine synthase DusB → MPKIGDIQLPDFPLLLAPMEDVSDPPFRALCKEQGADVVYTEFISSEGLIRDAAKSVMKLDIYEKERPVGIQIFGANLDSMLQSVDIVEQSKPDIIDINFGCPVKKVVSKGAGAGILKDIDLMVSLTKAMVERTNLPITVKTRLGWDHDSIKIVEVAERLQDVGCKAIAIHGRTRVQMYKGEADWKPIAEVKNNQRMHIPVFGNGDVDSPEAAMRMRDEYGLDGAMIGRASIGYPWFFDEVKHYFKTGSHKAPPSMQERVDAARRHLQMAIDWKGEKLGVFETRRHYTNYFKGIPNFKEYRMKMVTSDDSVDVFSAFDEVLEKFGDYQFTS, encoded by the coding sequence ATGCCAAAAATAGGAGACATTCAATTGCCTGATTTTCCGTTGCTTCTTGCCCCTATGGAAGATGTAAGCGACCCACCCTTTCGTGCCCTCTGTAAAGAGCAGGGTGCCGACGTGGTGTATACCGAGTTTATTTCTTCGGAAGGATTGATTCGCGATGCCGCGAAAAGTGTAATGAAGTTGGATATCTATGAAAAGGAAAGGCCCGTTGGCATTCAGATTTTCGGGGCCAATCTAGACTCTATGCTGCAATCGGTAGATATTGTAGAGCAATCGAAGCCGGATATCATCGATATCAATTTTGGCTGTCCGGTGAAAAAGGTGGTCAGCAAGGGTGCCGGTGCCGGTATTTTAAAAGATATAGACCTTATGGTATCGCTCACCAAGGCCATGGTGGAGCGCACCAATTTGCCCATTACGGTGAAGACCCGCTTGGGATGGGACCATGATTCCATTAAAATAGTGGAGGTGGCCGAGCGTTTGCAAGACGTTGGCTGCAAGGCCATAGCCATTCATGGTAGGACCCGGGTGCAGATGTATAAGGGCGAGGCCGACTGGAAGCCTATTGCCGAGGTAAAGAACAACCAGCGTATGCATATTCCCGTGTTTGGAAACGGCGATGTAGATTCGCCCGAGGCCGCAATGCGAATGCGTGACGAATATGGACTTGATGGTGCCATGATCGGCCGTGCCAGCATTGGTTACCCCTGGTTTTTCGATGAGGTAAAGCACTATTTCAAAACCGGAAGCCACAAGGCGCCCCCCAGCATGCAAGAACGTGTAGACGCCGCCCGCCGCCATTTGCAAATGGCCATCGACTGGAAGGGCGAAAAATTAGGGGTCTTTGAAACCCGAAGGCATTATACCAATTACTTTAAAGGCATTCCCAACTTTAAGGAATACCGTATGAAGATGGTCACCAGCGACGATTCCGTCGATGTATTTTCGGCCTTTGACGAGGTGCTTGAGAAATTTGGCGACTACCAGTTTACTTCCTAA
- a CDS encoding prolipoprotein diacylglyceryl transferase yields the protein MDLTLPFEPILFGIKWNMHLILEYLAFFIAFRYYVFSRKRSTDAISSNNRLTIIIGAIFGALLLSRLVAFLEEPLVHYQQGWMVLMNNKTIMGGLFGGLLGVELVKRIIGEKQSSGDLFTLPIVLGIIIGRIGCFLAGTKEFTYGKETSFFMGMDLGDGLSRHPIALYEVLFLIVLFVFLKRVKTKAQALESGMLFKIFMILYFSFRFFIEFLKPNTFFVLGLSSIQILCLICLLYYYKTIRQGIAYAYQRLHLL from the coding sequence ATGGATTTAACACTACCTTTTGAACCCATACTCTTCGGTATAAAATGGAATATGCACCTGATTCTCGAATATCTGGCGTTTTTCATTGCCTTTAGGTACTATGTATTTTCCCGTAAACGCAGCACCGACGCCATTTCTTCCAACAATAGGCTGACCATAATCATCGGGGCCATTTTTGGGGCCTTGCTACTTTCCAGGCTCGTGGCTTTTTTGGAAGAGCCCCTAGTTCATTACCAACAGGGGTGGATGGTACTCATGAACAACAAGACCATTATGGGCGGGCTGTTCGGAGGCCTATTGGGCGTGGAATTGGTCAAGAGGATCATAGGGGAAAAGCAATCGTCGGGAGACCTCTTTACCCTGCCTATTGTTCTTGGTATTATCATCGGTAGGATAGGATGCTTTTTAGCGGGGACCAAGGAATTTACCTATGGAAAGGAAACTTCCTTTTTTATGGGGATGGATTTGGGGGACGGACTCAGCAGGCATCCCATTGCCCTTTACGAAGTCCTTTTTCTAATCGTGCTCTTCGTTTTTTTAAAACGGGTAAAAACCAAGGCCCAAGCCTTGGAAAGCGGCATGCTCTTTAAAATTTTTATGATCCTTTACTTCTCTTTCCGCTTCTTTATCGAGTTCTTGAAACCCAATACATTTTTTGTTCTTGGGCTCAGCAGCATCCAAATATTATGCTTAATTTGTCTTTTGTACTACTACAAAACGATCCGTCAAGGAATTGCCTATGCCTACCAAAGATTACACCTACTATGA
- a CDS encoding radical SAM protein: protein MPTKDYTYYDFTLSLCPQCLRRVDAKIIFENDKVYMLKNCREHGRSKVLIADDIEYYKNIRNYNKASEYPKTFNTKTHYGCPYDCGLCPDHEQHSCLTVIELTDRCNLTCPTCYASSSPSYGRHRSLEEIKKMLDVIVKNEGEPDVVQLSGGEPSIHPQFFEILDYAKTLPIRHLMVNTNGIKIAKDFAFAERLASYAPDFEIYLQFDSLDNAVLQTLRGADLADIRLKALEHLNRLNLSTTLVVTLQKGLNDHEMGDTIDFALKQKCVRGVTFQPTQIAGRLENFEVDDNRITLTEVRRKILEQSPIFESDDLIPVPCNPDALVMAYALKLGDEVSPLTGYINPDDLLNEGKNTIIYEQDEALHGKMIELFSTGNSVEKASDNLKSIMCCLPEIDAPELGYDNLFRIIIMQFIDAHNFDVRAIKKSCVHIVNKDYKIIPFETMNLFYRDDKVKYLEQLQNETV, encoded by the coding sequence ATGCCTACCAAAGATTACACCTACTATGATTTTACCCTAAGCCTTTGCCCCCAATGTTTACGGCGTGTAGATGCCAAGATCATTTTTGAGAACGACAAGGTCTATATGCTCAAAAACTGCAGGGAACACGGAAGGAGCAAAGTGCTTATTGCCGATGATATCGAATACTATAAAAACATCAGAAACTACAACAAGGCTTCTGAATACCCTAAGACCTTTAATACCAAAACGCATTATGGCTGCCCTTATGACTGTGGCCTATGCCCCGACCACGAGCAACACTCTTGCCTTACGGTAATTGAGCTCACCGATCGCTGTAACCTTACCTGCCCTACCTGTTACGCTTCGTCTTCCCCTTCCTATGGAAGGCATCGCTCCTTGGAGGAAATCAAAAAAATGCTCGACGTTATCGTCAAGAACGAGGGCGAGCCCGATGTGGTACAGCTTAGCGGAGGTGAACCTAGCATCCATCCCCAATTTTTCGAAATTCTGGATTACGCCAAGACCTTGCCCATTAGACACTTGATGGTAAATACGAATGGGATTAAAATTGCCAAGGATTTTGCCTTTGCGGAGCGACTGGCGAGCTATGCCCCCGATTTTGAAATTTACCTACAGTTCGATTCGTTGGACAATGCGGTACTACAAACGCTACGGGGCGCCGATCTGGCCGATATACGTTTAAAGGCCTTGGAACACCTGAACCGCCTCAACTTGTCGACTACGCTCGTCGTTACCTTACAAAAGGGATTGAACGACCATGAAATGGGCGATACCATAGATTTTGCCCTCAAACAAAAATGCGTACGCGGGGTTACTTTTCAGCCCACGCAAATTGCGGGCCGTCTAGAGAATTTTGAAGTAGATGACAACCGAATAACCCTTACCGAGGTACGGAGAAAGATTTTGGAACAATCGCCCATTTTTGAAAGCGATGACCTGATCCCCGTACCCTGCAACCCCGACGCCCTGGTCATGGCCTACGCCTTAAAATTGGGCGATGAGGTGAGTCCGCTTACCGGCTACATCAACCCTGACGATCTATTGAACGAGGGCAAGAACACCATTATCTACGAGCAAGACGAGGCGCTTCACGGAAAAATGATAGAGCTCTTCAGTACCGGTAATTCCGTTGAAAAAGCTTCGGATAACTTAAAGAGCATCATGTGCTGTTTGCCAGAGATCGATGCCCCGGAACTCGGTTACGACAACCTCTTCCGTATTATCATCATGCAGTTTATAGACGCCCATAACTTTGATGTACGTGCCATTAAAAAATCATGTGTACACATCGTGAACAAAGACTATAAAATCATTCCTTTTGAAACGATGAACTTGTTTTATAGGGATGACAAAGTAAAGTACTTAGAACAACTACAAAACGAAACGGTATGA
- a CDS encoding outer membrane beta-barrel family protein gives MKRFLCPLFFMFFFNGVLYSQELSITGVVNDEEDHAVSFANILLLSATDSSLVTGTSTDEAGAYELQNITAGRYLIKASYIGNESDVMAFDLDTDKELAPLVLEDTDQKLDEVVVTSQKPRLERKIDRLVFNVENTAYADGDVWDVLKITPSVMIVNDKLSVKGSNSVGLLINGRKINIPHDDIVNLLSGTSASNVENIEVITNPPAKYSAEESVLINIVMKKNIIAGYNGAVYNKYVQGVLPKHTIGTDHFFKGKKTQLSFNYNFGHDRKVVYYTDITNFPQNDGSLSTWTAEQEHLNRNKEHNFSLFFDYDISEKSRLSFTSITLWEPEIARVYDTDTELTGDSRWSSFETLNNAEREKLNTSYYIDYIQDLGENGEQLSFNAHYTFYDETDAQLLNTAFYNTTGGLAGENDFTTDASQKINLYSFQGDYEAPLGDNGKIETGLRYAGIASNSSILQEGFDRDQPGIDPSASSNFDYDESIYAAYVSYSGKWDRWKLKTGLRAEYAQTEGEWDMEPQFNERKNFQLFPSGSIQFSPNEKHDLNLYYFRKISRPRYNSINPFQTFQSTFSTIEGDPELLPSTRYYIATGYTYDKSYTVELFYKRKKNGLAQLIFQNNDNNLLRFISSNLDQEWAYGIDLSLNKNFTDFYNCYVLASFYNETFRFSNLSTNEPVELDQFSWFVRTSNSFSLLSDRSLTADLNLVYTAPMLSGNSKFDAFGALNLMFRKTFYNKKLSISLGVEDIFNQGNQFNTRNYQDQNGTSLQRGENRLLVTGLRYRFGNSKIRDNKKSKRVDERNRI, from the coding sequence ATGAAGCGTTTTTTATGTCCCTTATTTTTTATGTTCTTTTTTAATGGTGTGCTTTATTCCCAGGAACTAAGCATAACGGGTGTTGTAAACGACGAAGAAGATCACGCGGTTTCTTTTGCCAACATACTTTTGTTGAGTGCTACCGATTCTAGCTTGGTGACAGGAACTTCTACCGATGAAGCGGGCGCCTATGAACTACAAAATATTACGGCTGGCCGTTACCTGATCAAGGCCAGTTATATCGGAAACGAGAGCGATGTAATGGCATTTGATCTCGATACGGACAAAGAGTTGGCTCCATTGGTGTTGGAAGATACCGATCAAAAATTGGACGAGGTGGTGGTCACCTCACAAAAACCGAGGTTGGAAAGAAAAATAGACCGATTGGTTTTTAATGTGGAAAACACGGCCTATGCGGATGGAGACGTCTGGGATGTACTCAAAATAACCCCTAGCGTGATGATCGTAAACGATAAGTTGAGCGTTAAGGGCAGTAACTCGGTAGGACTCTTGATCAACGGGCGAAAAATAAACATTCCCCATGACGATATCGTAAACCTCTTGTCAGGTACTTCCGCTTCCAATGTCGAGAATATTGAAGTCATAACCAATCCACCGGCCAAATACAGTGCGGAAGAAAGTGTGCTTATCAATATTGTGATGAAAAAGAACATAATAGCAGGCTATAACGGTGCGGTTTATAATAAATACGTACAAGGCGTATTGCCGAAGCATACCATAGGCACCGACCATTTTTTTAAGGGGAAGAAAACCCAATTATCCTTCAATTATAATTTTGGACATGACAGAAAGGTGGTCTACTATACCGATATCACCAATTTTCCACAAAATGATGGCTCCCTATCTACCTGGACGGCAGAGCAAGAACATTTGAATCGAAACAAAGAGCACAATTTCTCCCTCTTTTTTGACTACGATATTAGCGAAAAGAGCCGGTTGAGTTTTACGAGCATTACCCTGTGGGAACCCGAGATTGCGCGAGTATACGATACCGATACCGAATTGACCGGCGATAGCCGTTGGTCGAGTTTCGAGACCTTGAACAATGCGGAAAGGGAAAAACTGAACACCTCGTATTACATCGATTACATTCAAGATTTGGGCGAAAATGGCGAGCAATTATCCTTCAATGCCCACTATACCTTTTATGACGAGACCGACGCACAACTACTCAATACGGCTTTTTACAATACGACAGGCGGATTGGCCGGGGAAAACGATTTTACTACCGATGCCTCACAAAAAATCAACCTGTACAGTTTTCAGGGAGACTATGAGGCTCCTTTAGGGGATAACGGAAAAATAGAAACGGGCCTTCGCTATGCGGGAATAGCCTCTAACAGCAGTATTCTGCAAGAAGGCTTCGATCGTGACCAACCGGGTATTGACCCTTCGGCCTCGAGTAATTTCGACTATGACGAGTCTATTTATGCGGCCTATGTTTCCTATTCGGGCAAATGGGACCGTTGGAAGTTAAAGACGGGCCTACGTGCCGAATACGCCCAGACGGAAGGGGAATGGGATATGGAGCCTCAATTCAACGAACGTAAAAATTTTCAGTTGTTCCCTTCCGGATCGATCCAATTTAGTCCCAATGAGAAACACGACCTCAATCTGTATTACTTTAGAAAGATTTCTAGGCCCAGATACAATAGCATCAATCCCTTTCAAACCTTTCAAAGCACCTTTTCTACTATTGAGGGCGACCCAGAACTATTGCCTTCCACCAGATATTATATAGCCACAGGATATACTTATGACAAGTCCTATACGGTAGAATTGTTCTATAAAAGGAAGAAAAACGGACTCGCACAATTGATTTTTCAGAACAATGATAACAACTTGTTGCGCTTTATTTCTTCAAACCTAGACCAAGAATGGGCCTACGGGATAGATTTATCGCTCAATAAAAATTTTACCGATTTTTATAATTGCTATGTCTTGGCCAGTTTTTATAATGAAACCTTCCGTTTTTCCAATTTAAGTACCAATGAGCCGGTAGAACTGGACCAGTTTAGCTGGTTTGTAAGAACGAGCAATAGTTTTTCCCTCTTGAGCGATCGTTCCCTTACGGCCGACCTTAATTTGGTCTATACGGCACCTATGCTTTCGGGCAACTCTAAATTCGATGCCTTCGGGGCATTGAACCTCATGTTCCGTAAGACCTTTTACAATAAGAAGCTGAGCATATCCCTAGGGGTGGAGGATATCTTTAACCAAGGCAACCAGTTCAATACACGAAATTACCAAGACCAGAACGGAACCTCATTGCAAAGAGGGGAAAATAGATTATTGGTTACCGGTCTACGCTACAGGTTCGGAAACTCTAAAATACGCGATAACAAGAAGTCTAAGAGGGTTGATGAACGCAACCGGATCTAA